The genomic segment aaaaaacccaaaaccacaGTATTTTGAGGGACTCTGTGTTTACACACTTAGGGAGCTAAATCTCAACCAAAAAGCAGTCTAAATATTAAGAGACCAGTGATATCatataatttgaatttgaataTGAGAGGAAAACAATCAAGTTCACATtctgaaataatatatattatgaaGTAGCTTTCCAAACATAAATACTCAATTAAAATCATCCTCCTGCCTGAGAGCATATAGAAAACATTTGACTACATCAAATGCCATGATAACAAATACAGGTTTAGTAGCTTTGACAAAAAGGCATTTTAAGAAGTCTACCACTTATACCTTGGCTGACATAAAACAAAGTCAAAAATTATTTGCAAAGAACAAATATTCCTGAACTAGTAGCTGATCCATGTAGGAGTAATGACCAAAACAAAAAGATGAATTAGATTTGAGTTTTAATAGTCTATATCTTGGGTCCAAATTATGTCAACATCTTACTTTAAAATGCAGATAATTATTCAGGTGTGCCCTATCACAGAATGATTTAATGAAGCTGAGCCTAAGGATTCATATGAGCAAAAATTTTATCAGACCCAACAAACTAGCTATGTAGTAGTTTATAGTTTCACAGACTGAAAAAataagatttcaaaatatttacctTTTCTGCATAAAGTTTCAGGCCTTCAGATTTTTTAATTCCAAAggacatatttatatgtataatttGATCAGGCCACATTCAAGACTTATTATAGGAAATGAAAAAGGACaggaatgtttttaaaacatttctgataATGTGACCACCTACTCCCCTGGTGACTCTAACTTCTagaatgctttattaatgtgaCAGTGTTTGCAGTCTAAGCTCTTTAAGTATTGTTGATGGAGGCTAATTTCTGATTAACCCAAGAGAGTTAAGATAAACATTTGCAAAAACCTCtaggtagcagatgtggctcaaggcgttaagtgcctgcctcccacattgggaggtcccaggttccattcccagtgcctcctgaaaaaacaaacaagcaaaacaaacaaaaaccaactcagggaagccaatgtgggcTCAGGGATTGAGAGCTgacttcccacacatgaggtcctgggttcaatccccaggccccagtatctaaaaaaaaccaaacaaacctaGAGATATACACAAAACCTCATGCTTACCAAATAATCAAAGTAGTGAGTAATTATAATATTGATtacattttttccactttatacAGTAATCACTTGGGCATTTGTTTAAAGATTATTTGAAAGGATTTGGATTACAAATTTTGAACAATGCAAACTTTTCAAGAAACATCTAGTTCATAATTTGAGCTTACCTGTCTCTAGATTCATAATCTTAAAGAAGAGAAGTAAAATAATGTGCATGAAGAGtcaaacaaatgacaaaaaattaCCATACTAGTACAGgctaataaataaagaaatcaagaGACAGTttcattaattaatatattttctgcATTATAGTTAACATATGTACTTTCTTTGTGTCACCTTATTTTCCGTTAAGTATTGATATTTTGTTATATTCAGACATGGGTACATTTCAACAGTCTTTTGcaataaatatcataaaataataGATTCGcataataaatattctttacaATAAAAAAGTTTAACAGACTTTTGTCTTAAAAATAGTCAGAATTCAACTTTGTGATCtatacataaaatatacaaagagcACCACAATTTGTGGTTAAGGcaatgaaaaaacaggaaaagattaGAATTACTCAGTTGCTGAGATAAATGCGTTCTAACCTAAGGGGCCAAAAAGACCATTACAGAACCAAGATCACTTTAGGCAGTATAGTTGTGTTATACCTATAGATTGATCAGATATAAATACCAACTTCAGTTATCCAAGTGCCCTCGATGACAACAGAAATTTGGTGAAGAgcatggggaatggaaggaaggtATTTGTGTTCTTCACTAATATAAAGCTAGAACAGGATGAGCAAGATACAACCAATGCATCTCCGAAGTGAAGATTTACACTGCAAGTGAATCTTAAGTtagacttaaaaagaaaagaaaaaaaacaaaaacaaaaacaggcatCTCAAGAATGAGATAATGGCAAAGCTAAAGGAGAGAACCTTAAAGGGAAAGAAGTAGGAGAGGGCAGtggttaatgaaaaaaattttatattataacaAAAACATATCTTCTACACTTTAAGAGTCCAACGTTATAAAGAGCCCTAATTGGAGACAGATTTAATACATAGCTTATTTAAGCAACTGAATGGttgattctttaaaaatcagtttcCCTGCTCCCAGAGTatccaacaaaaccaaaaacagctCTAAATCACTGTGGTCTAGAtgtgtgttggggggggtggggagggtggggtggaTATGTTCATGAGCACAACTTTGGACAAGTTGCTTGCAGAACAAAGTGGCTACATAAAAGCCCACTAGCTCTCAATACCCTCCTGAGTGGATAGCAGAAGCTCTTGTTACAAGTATGAGCCAGGTGCAGTTTCACAGTCCACTCTTACTGATGATCATCCAAGAGGGAAGAGTAAAATCCATGAGTCAAATCTTGAGAAGAGGGGAGGAGAAGACGGGAAACGAGGgaaaattataaggaaaataaCACCAGGATCTAAAGGAATCTTTTTTAACAACCACACTTAAAAGCCAGAAGTTCAGGAGGTCCAACCCACCTTCAAAAATCATGATGGTTTACCCTGACCCCGGGAGGGGCAGCTCTCCAGCTTACAATAGACAGTGTTGGAGTTCTTACATCTACACCCTGGGCGATGGATCCAGTCATAACATCCCCTGCACAGTTTCAGGCATCCCTTAGCAGGAGGGTAACAGAGTAAGCAAGGTAAAAACAGAGACATTGTTCCCATACAAAGGTACCTAGAGCAGCAATGTGACTGTGAACAGGAGCAAGGATTATCCGAATAAGAATCCCCTTCATCGTCATTGGAGCAGTGGTAGAAGATGCCCTTAACTAAACACATGCAGGTTCCATATTCCACCATGCTCTCAGCAGAGCAAAGGCACTGCCGGTTACAGGCCAAACAGGATGGCAGGGTCCTGGGAGCTGTGCATTCTCCACATTTGCACTTCCCACACTGTTCACAAATGAACTTGTGCTGTGTCAGGTCCTCTTTCAAGGAACCCTTCAAGTCATCCACAATCAGATGCTTGGGCTGAGTCCGTATTGCCCTTTCAGATCTATGACCAGGACCTGGTCTGTTTGGTGGTGACCTTCCTAACAGTCCCTGCTCAGAAGAGGCACTGCTGTTGCTCCCAGAACTGGCTGCACTTCCAGTGCTAGTGGATCTGCTCAAAATGGGGCCTCTGACATTACCTGGGAGTCCTGCATGTCCCAGGTGGCTTGTAGGTCTGTGCTCATAGTTATTATTCACATTGATTGGTATGATTTCATGAGTCCTTTCATGCTTTTCTTGTCTTGGTGCTGTTCGAGGAGCAGGTCTTTTCACCACTGAAGGCCCTTCTGTGTATTCATTGCTGCCTCTGATGGCCTTGATTTGGTCTAAGGACAAGATAGCAGCAGGCTGAATCTCTCTCTCATAGTCTAACCTTTGACGGCTCTCCAAAGAAGGTTGCTGGATCACAACTAATGAACTGCCACTGCCATGTTGATTTGGGGGATCCATGTGTAGTGATCTTGAATTCTGACAATCAGTGGGAACCTGGCATGCATCTGAAATcctaaaaggaaatcaaagataaaaagaaagagaaaataaatgacaggaagcattttgggggaaaaaaaccctgtCAAGTCACAAATTGCCTAAACCACCTGGCAATGATATCCTTCATCCGCAGATTACAATGATGCTGGATCCTGGCCAGGGTCCAATTCCAAGAGAAGCTGGGGACCATATCATGTAAGAAGAATGTAAGCAAGTGACCCCATGTCATGAAAATTAGAAGTTTTTCCAAGTTTTATAAAGCAGAATCTAAAAGGAAGTAATGCCTTCCTGTTTGTGAATCTAACAAATACTTAAAATGGAGTATGCCTTCATAGGGAATATTGACTAGAAGCAGTGGAATGAATACCTCTTGTCTAAATAAAGCTCAGTATCAGTTCATTGgtggtttccattttttaaaaatccacttaaAACTAAtcgaggggaagcagatgtagcgcagttggttgagtgcctgcttcccatacctaaggtcccagattcaatcctcgGTGCCTCCAAAGCGGGGGGAAAAATGACTATAGTGGTATTTCCTCTTGGTTGTTTGCTGTTTCAAGCATTGtattaatgattaaaaaaattaagggatATTTAATGCAAGGGATACttcatgcattaaaaaaaaatctacctgtAAGGGGGAAACAGTCCAAACTAAAACGGAATCTCAAAATAAGAGGTCATTTACAGGAGAAATCAGGATTTAAAAACTAGTTTGTTACTGACCTATGAGATGCAAAAATGACTACTATGAGAAATACAACAGCTCTTGGTATTTTATAGCcactaaaacacacacacaaaactcaaTGTACATAGTATTTACATTTGAAatcataaaatgattttttagtgTTTAAATAAAGCTTGCACATAGCAAGATATCTTTAATACACAAGTAAGTGTTAGGCTTTTACAGCAGTATTGGGAAATCTTGACTGTTTTAATTATCtatatttcctaatttaaaaatctgtatttatATGAGACCTTGAGTTTCAAAAGTACTGTCAACTCTAAAATCCATGAGCTGCTTCCTGTGTTACAAGAAGCACACGAATatccaaataaaaataagcatttgTGTTTCATACCAATAGTAAATTAATTCTAGTTTATGATGTATTCGACATAAAATAAGCTAccaaaacataaaaacatttccattttcaaTCAGTGGTAATCCAGCATATTTTTCACACAAATTCCTTCCAAGGTGTATAGATACAACCCCATTGTCTAAgaatgaaaagggggaaaaaatgcccATTTGCCACTATCTCAAGCCAAAAATCTTGGGATTAAGGAATAAAGCAGAAGAAAATTCACTTCAATATTAACTAAACTATGTGTCCCTCGACCAAACCTTATATATGTTAACCTCTTGGAGCTCCTCTCACTTTGACAACTCAGATCTCCAAAGTTTCTATTCTATATTACCTTCTCTGAATATTAAACAAAACATTCATAACCTGTTGGGacagagttaaaaatatttaatggttACTCCTACACAGTTATCATTCCACCTAGCAAAGAATTTTTAACCCAGCGCTGTGAAAGCAAAGGCATCTAAATGTACTAAGATTCCACATGAAAGGAAAAACTGTGGAGAACATGAGTAGTGCAAGAAGACCGGGAACAACTGTAACTTGCACTTTAAATGATGGATGTACCCAAGTTCATGCTGGctggtaaaataaaattatcagaaaaaaataaaaagcaaagaaaattaggCACCTCTGATCTGAAGAAAAGCCCATTTTCAAGCAGTGGCAGCCCTCGATCCCCCAAACACGCTCACACGCTCTACGCAAACTTTTCCCAAAGAAAACACGAATCAAAGTAGAATACCTTTTCGGACAATCCCATCACATCCTAAGGATCTCCGTGGATTTCCAACACAATTTTTGCGTATCCCAACCAACGTTTCTTACAAATCATGACGAGCCTTCAGGACGAAAAGAGGTTGGGGTAGGGGGACGGGAGAACTAAAGCAGGGGCCAAAAGCAAGGCCACGGTACGGATGAGTAAAACAAATATATCTGTCTACACGTTCACGGTGAAAAGCGTGACTCGTAAAGGGCCGCAAAGAAATAAGCCGGGGGCAGGGGACAGCAGAGAGGTGTCGCCAGATTCCAAGTTACGACGGTGGAGCTGCGCCCTCTGCAATCCGAGCTGAGAGAAGCGGTGAATAAATAGTTgacagagaggaaggaaaaggaaaaagttatgaatgaaaacaagttttctctctctctcccttgcaagaggaggggaggaggctgaggttACCATTACCTCAGGAGGGCGGACTTCCCCGTTTTTAAAGTGGCAGTGCCCTCTCCCCTCCGCTGGCCTTGCCACTGCTCTCAAAACAAAGTTGCAGCTCGCCTGGGCGCAGACTGATACTGTGGAGGGGCTTTTCAGGGGTTTATAAGCAAATTCCGGGAGTTTGCCTCCCCCCACCTACctacctacccacccacccacaaacacacacacacacaccccgcctTTCCCGGTCCGCACGTCTGGGAGGTGACTCCACAGAAAGCCCGCGGTGGGCACAAGCCAAGAAGCTCCTAGGGCCCTCCAGGCACCATTCCCAAACGTTTTAGAATCCATTTTCCGGGTGGGGGACTCCTCCGAGAGAACAACACCGGTCCCGGCGCCACCGCTGCCGGCAGCCGCGGGTGCGGCAGACCCTGCCTCGCCGCCGCGGGTCGTCGCCCGCCCCTTCACGCGCCCGCGGAGCCTCCGCCCCACGGCAGGGCGAGGGGTCTGCCGGGGCCGGGGGaagcctgccccctcccccttcccggAGGTCCGCGGTGGCCGCGGCTCGCAGAGCCCGCACCTGCCGCGCCGCGCAAACCCCGCCCGCGCGCCTcccgcccccgcggcccccgAGCGGCCGCCGGACACTCACCTCGGCCGAAGCTGTAGCGGGAGGCCGAGCCGTGCAACCCGACGCTGGTCGCGCTGCGGGCTGCAGCGTGCACGCGCCGCATTAACCGCGGCGGGATGGACGAGCAGGCATCGCCAGAGCTGCGGCGAATCGGCCCGcggcctcccccgcccccgccgcggccGGCCAGGAGCGCTCCCCGAGGCCCTCTTCCGGCTGCCGAGGACAACTCTGCCGCGACTTTGCGCGACCTCGCGCAGACCTCTCACCGCTCGCGTTGGACCGGCAGTTCAGTAACATCCACCTTTAGGTTGTTGTGGTTTGTTGTTTTCCTGCAGCCCCTTCCAAgagccaaaataataataataatccccTTCAGGAGGCCTCTCCGAGTCCCTCAGAAGAGCCAGCAGAGGAGCGGCTGAGAGAAGAGTGCGTGGCGGGCCAGCAGGCTGGCACAGTGTGGTCGGAGTACTTCTCGGGTTGCGATCTCTCCTTGCGGGGAAGGAAGGGGTGGCGGCCTCCGGACGAGTGAAATCCGCGTCACGAGCGTTCGAGACTCCGTGGCGCCCGGGACGGGGCTCGAACCGGCGTCCACAGGCGGGTCACGGAGTCGCGCAGGCCCCTACGGGGCCCAGGAGCACGTGCCTGCGAGGCCGACGGTACCGCTGCCCCCCGAGGGGGGCGCGGGGATGGGAATTTTTACCCACTTTTTGGGGGGTGGTGATGAAGGGAGAGAAGTTTGGGGTTCCTTGTCAGGGGAGAAAAGGCAGGGCGTCGTCCCTCTGTCCCCCGCGCAGGCGAGGCACTCTCCGAGTCCCGCACGCTGGGCAAGTGGGCGCACAGGAACTCCGGTGCTGGTAAGTCAGCCTCGCCGGGGCAGCTCTCGCTCCTGGTCCTCCGACCCTCCGGTTCCACGGCTGAAATGCCTGCTACAGACGATTAGAGAGATAAAAGCacattaattttcctttctttccaagcGCTTGGACGCGTCGAGTTTGCCGCCGCCCCGACAGAGTGGAGCAGGGCGGGCCGCTCGCCAGCTCGCCCGCCGCCCGCAGCCCACTGCCATGTGCTGCCTGTTGCTGCTCCGGGTGATTGACAGGCCGGCGCACAGTCGGCGTGTCAGCCGCCAACCAAAGTAACATGCAGTCTTGCACGTTTTTGCCGAAGTGCTTTTTGCCCCTTGGAATGCCTAGGAGTTCAAACAACATCCAAGCAACGCTTCTGCGCTTTGGAAATCAATACACAGAGACGGGAAATTCAGGTTTTAAAACAATTGCTTCGCTCGGGATTCGGTCGCCAACAATGCCTAAACAAACAGGCACTTGGTCTACATACAGAGTGCCAGACTCTCTTCGGCATAAAACCGCGCTGCTTTTCACACATGGCGATCGTTTTTACACTTTTAAACTTACTGTTCGGataagagcaaaataaaaaagggaaagggaCCCTATTTCTTTTAGCGGTAGCATTTACTTTACGAGATTGGTATTAGCAGTGGGAATGCTACTGGTGTTTTGAAATACAACCAGTTAATTTTAGAACTAAAGAAATGAGAGTTCAAAGAAATGCTCAGTTCCTTGCATGTGCAAACATTTCTCAACTAATCTAAAATGTCTacggaagaaaaggaaggaaacgGTTCTTACCTACTGCAAAGATTAGAAATTGCTTTTCAGGCACATTTACAGCGACTGTGTCTGTTCCTTATCCAGGCAGGGAGCTCTGTCTCCTTCTATCACTCCGCAAACCACCCCGTGCTTTACAGAGCGATCCCACTCCTGCTCCGCAGAATTTCAGCTCCTCGCTTCTACCTCCACCTCCACTCTAGGACACGCCTCCAGTGATATCATGTGTCAATCATGCGGGTTGCCCGAAAACCTGGAACAGGATTTTCCCGACAGTCCTTTCCTCTTTCGTTTGTGTGTAAAAACTTGGAAACGTTGCCCTGAATGGTTGTGTAATAAACATCTTCTAAATGCAGTTTATCATAAAATACCTCTTTTGTTATCAGTAAGAGAAATGGTAGGCCCCACCCTGAAGTtgaatcagaaaataattttgaagaatagtggaaggtttaaaaaaaaagtatatgtcaAGCCACCACTTTTGATAAGAGGGAGGGGAAAAGTATAGCTGATAATTGAAAGATGCTAACGTAATGTTACAGTTTCTATTTAAAACACAGGTCAGGATATATGAAATCAGAACGTTCAGAAGGTGACACCCCTTACAATATAACACTAGGTCATTAGGGTGAAATTCCAGCtgcaaattataaaatattttactgtcttagtttgcaatGTGATTTCCCAAAGATCAATCAAATGAAAGAAATCCCAAATTCCTTTATTAGtatatttgtataatttttcaaaaaaaataaagccgTTTTTTAATCAGCTGAGAGGcaattaattaaaacaaatttactaaaaagttttataattctTAGTAACACATTTGTCCCTGAAAATAAGGAAAGGTTTGATTATGCATGTAGGAACCTAGCTTTTTGCTTGCTTACAAACTATGAAACTTTAGGCATTTATTATCAAAATCATGTAGCCCATGCTGTAGTGAAGATATGTGAAATCTAATTtccaaagagatttttaaaagatgcctaaagccaaaaatatgtatttagtggaaaggaaatatttttttcccagaaTATCAGTAGCTTAAAGCCTTTGGTAAaacaaagcagacaaaaacaaaactccagAATCTAAAATTCATATGTAAAATTAAGGGCGAGTATAGAATTTTCAGTTcagagcaattttttaaaatctcacttTTCACAGTAGCAAGTGATTCTGTCAAACAAGTTTTCCTTATCCTGGGCTTTCAAAGTTTtgaggacttaaaaaaaaaagaaagttatctTTGAAATAGCCTGTAAGGCAACTAGAGCATTGTTAAGAGCATCAGTAACAACAGAAAAGCCTCACTATGAAATAACAGAACAAAAAACGAAACCAAGGAGTGACATAGTCACccttaatagtacaaatattacaaatattaaatgaagCTGTTTGAAAGCAAAAATGATGTCAttgtttatatttccttttttcatggGTCTTACTATATTTTGGGATGTAATGATCTTTTATCAAAGATAGATAGGATTCTTAACCATTATAAATAGATCTGAAATTTATCAATAGTCAAATCAGAAATAGAATATCAAATCAGGGCATCTTATTTGGTTCTTCAGAATTGTCTTCTCAGCTGTCATCACAATTAGGGGATGAGAGGTCAGTTCACCAATAAGCTAAAGCCAGGAGAGGGAGCACTGAACATTCTACTTCCACAAAtcctataaaaaatatatttgaaagatttCTATTACAAGTAAACTTCAAAGTATTCAATcagaaaggaatgaaattattGTTTTCATAAGATAaggtgttttaaaaatacaataataaataaaatccatgGGATTTTATCTATAACAATCATCACAAGTAATGAgacattttatttacaaaatcaaatgATGTTGTACAAAGTTAACCAATGACCCTTTATATTATTTAGCACTAAAAATCATCAATATGTTTTTCTCTAAATATTGCATTACAAATAAATATCAGTATAGCCTCATCACCTTGGATATTTAATAAAACTTTACTCTCCTTTTGATTGCTTACAAACTGTAAGACAGTAGAAACTCTAAGTTTTTAGGTTAAACTATGTATTCTTCTTTATTTAGTTTAATTACAGTGTACCTTGGCTAGAAATGGATAGCTGGTGTATGAAATttttctgagaaagaaaaaaatggaaataccaATAGAAAAATCttattataatttttagtttACAGTATTAAAATATGTCTAAGAGAATAAAGCAGAAGAAAAGTGAGCCCTGACTTGTTCTTCATTTTCATGTGTAAACAAAATTAGCCATCTCTTCTGATAATTTggtttttgaaaaagaataaagtgaaatgaaaaaagaaaatttttaactCCCTGCAACTGCTAgtgatttaaacaaacaaaaaaaagtgaagtacTAGGAGACTGATCTTACTGATTTCTCTCATTATTTCCCAAAATAGCAGAACCATAATGTGTTCCAAGCTCTTAGAAAATAATACCTTATTAATGCTCCCGATATTTCCATTGAgtcaagaaaataaatgtattataa from the Dasypus novemcinctus isolate mDasNov1 chromosome 1, mDasNov1.1.hap2, whole genome shotgun sequence genome contains:
- the SPRY1 gene encoding protein sprouty homolog 1, encoding MDPPNQHGSGSSLVVIQQPSLESRQRLDYEREIQPAAILSLDQIKAIRGSNEYTEGPSVVKRPAPRTAPRQEKHERTHEIIPINVNNNYEHRPTSHLGHAGLPGNVRGPILSRSTSTGSAASSGSNSSASSEQGLLGRSPPNRPGPGHRSERAIRTQPKHLIVDDLKGSLKEDLTQHKFICEQCGKCKCGECTAPRTLPSCLACNRQCLCSAESMVEYGTCMCLVKGIFYHCSNDDEGDSYSDNPCSCSQSHCCSRYLCMGTMSLFLPCLLCYPPAKGCLKLCRGCYDWIHRPGCRCKNSNTVYCKLESCPSRGQGKPS